The stretch of DNA GTTGAACGGACCGCCACGCTTGCGGAGCCGCTCAACCACGTAACGCACCGGCACCCAGTTCACCTCGCGAGTGATGTGCACCGTGCGGCAACCAGCCCCGGTGAGCAGGTGCGTCAAGGCGCGTGGCGAGAAGAAAAAGAGATGTTCGGGCAGGTTGAACAGGTGCCAGTTCGCTCCGCTCCAGCGTGCGCACAGGGAAGTAATGTCACCTGTGGAGAGCGCGAGCACGCCTCCCGGCCGCAACGCTCGTGCCGCGATGGCAAGCGTGTGGTGCGGCGTGGGTAGGTGTTCGACCACGTCCCACAGGCAAACACAGTCATAGGCGGCAGGTTCGAGCCGCAGGTCCTCGGCGGAAGCGTTTGCGACTTCCAGATCGCGGGCGCGCGCCTTTCCGGCGGCGTAAGTGCTGATCTCGGCTCCGGCCACGTTCCAACCATGCCGACGGGCTTCATCGAGGAACACGCCCGTGCCGGCGCCGAACTCGAAGAGCCGCCGGCCGGTGGTGAGCCGCATGATGCGCCGCAGGCGCACCCGCGCCGTGCGCCGTACCCCGACCTCAAGGGCGGCGTAGTCGTTGTAGCCGCGCTCCGCAGTGGCGCATTGGAAGTAGTCCTCATCGTAAAAGGCGACCGGATCAAAAGACGGCCATTGCCACCACGCCAGCCCGCACGCGGGGCATTGCAGCAGCAGCGCACCGTTGCGCAGGGTATAGCGGCCGACCGGGGGCAGGTCGCAGGCGAGGCAGCGTTCCGGGGGAGCTGGCAACATGCTCACTGGGTGCCCCGCGCGCCGTCGCGTCTCAGCGAGTACATGTGTTGCGGTCCGGGGTAACGCCCGGCGGCGATGTCACCTACATATTGTCGCAGGGCCTGCTCGATCGTGTCGGCGAGCTGTGCGAGCACCGGTACGAAGCGGGGTGGGCGAGCGAGACTCAGCCCGAGCAGGTCCTGGGTGACGACCACGTGCCCGTCGCAGGCCGCACCGGCACCGCAGCCGATCACGGGCACCGGTACGCCGGCGACGACAGCGGCCGCCGCTTCGTCCGGCACCGCTTCCAACAGAATCATGGTGGCTCCTGCTGTAACCATACGCTGTGCTGCGGCGACGAGTGCGGCGATGCCGGGGGCATCGCGCGCCTGCGCGCGGTATCCATCAGGTGTCAGCACCTGCTGGGGCCTGAGGCCCAGGTGCGCAATGGTTGCAATACCGGCCGTGGCGAGTGCCGCGACGCGATTCGTGTCGTCGGGTCCGGCCTCGAGCTTCACGGCGTCGCAGCCCACCGCCACGAAGTCGCGAGCGGCGTCACAGGTTACCTCCATGGAGCCCGCGAGAGTCTCATAAGGCAAATCCCCGACGAGGAAG from Phycisphaerales bacterium encodes:
- the panB gene encoding 3-methyl-2-oxobutanoate hydroxymethyltransferase; amino-acid sequence: MNTALTNRTPITLATLRARKAAGEKFAMLTAYDYPTAVLAERAGVDSLLVGDSLATVLLGEPNTRAAPLALMVPLAAAVRRGAPHVFLVGDLPYETLAGSMEVTCDAARDFVAVGCDAVKLEAGPDDTNRVAALATAGIATIAHLGLRPQQVLTPDGYRAQARDAPGIAALVAAAQRMVTAGATMILLEAVPDEAAAAVVAGVPVPVIGCGAGAACDGHVVVTQDLLGLSLARPPRFVPVLAQLADTIEQALRQYVGDIAAGRYPGPQHMYSLRRDGARGTQ
- a CDS encoding class I SAM-dependent methyltransferase encodes the protein MLPAPPERCLACDLPPVGRYTLRNGALLLQCPACGLAWWQWPSFDPVAFYDEDYFQCATAERGYNDYAALEVGVRRTARVRLRRIMRLTTGRRLFEFGAGTGVFLDEARRHGWNVAGAEISTYAAGKARARDLEVANASAEDLRLEPAAYDCVCLWDVVEHLPTPHHTLAIAARALRPGGVLALSTGDITSLCARWSGANWHLFNLPEHLFFFSPRALTHLLTGAGCRTVHITREVNWVPVRYVVERLRKRGGPFNSLLRFAVQPLLWFGEQHVVPATLFDVLGVYAVREDRDTGSG